From the genome of Sphingomonas sp. HMP6, one region includes:
- the arsH gene encoding arsenical resistance protein ArsH, whose translation MPLRTLSDPHHLPALDRRYALERPALGLGAGDPPPRILLLYGSLRERSYSRLCIEEAARLLQFFGCETRIFDPSTLPLPDQVIGDDHPAVHELRELSMWSEGHVWCSPERHGQVTGIMKTQIDHLPLNIGGMRPTQGRTLAVMQVSAGSQSFNSVNTLRLLGRWMRMFTIPNQSSVAKAFNEFDDARRMKPSSYYDRIVDVMEELVRFTVLLRPHAAQLVDRYSERKEAGVPIDTATDLSAIATA comes from the coding sequence ATGCCGCTTCGCACGCTCTCCGATCCTCACCATCTTCCAGCGCTCGATCGCCGCTATGCGCTTGAACGTCCCGCCCTCGGGTTGGGGGCCGGTGATCCTCCCCCGCGCATCCTGCTGCTCTACGGGTCCCTGCGCGAGCGATCCTATTCCCGGCTTTGCATCGAGGAAGCTGCCCGCTTGCTGCAATTTTTTGGCTGCGAGACGCGCATTTTTGACCCCTCCACGCTGCCGCTGCCCGATCAGGTCATTGGGGACGATCATCCCGCCGTCCACGAGCTGCGCGAGCTATCGATGTGGTCGGAAGGGCATGTGTGGTGCTCTCCCGAACGCCACGGACAAGTTACCGGCATCATGAAAACGCAGATTGACCATCTGCCGCTGAACATCGGTGGAATGCGTCCTACCCAGGGCCGCACGCTCGCGGTCATGCAGGTGTCGGCCGGATCTCAATCGTTCAACAGCGTAAATACCCTCCGCCTGCTCGGTCGTTGGATGCGGATGTTCACGATCCCGAACCAGTCGAGTGTCGCCAAGGCGTTCAACGAGTTCGATGACGCCAGGCGTATGAAGCCGTCGAGCTACTATGATCGGATCGTCGACGTGATGGAGGAGCTGGTGCGGTTTACTGTGCTGCTGCGTCCGCACGCAGCCCAACTGGTTGATCGCTATTCGGAGCGAAAGGAAGCGGGGGTGCCGATCGATACTGCTACCGATCTGTCAGCCATCGCGACCGCCTGA
- a CDS encoding COG4705 family protein: protein MTNQTRSALVKVPSVTLAFWIIKILATTLGETAGDTVSMTLNLGYLVGSAIFLGVLVVLVAWQIAATRYRPALYWATIIASTTAGTTMADFATRSLGIGYAGGFALLLTLVLLSLFVWYRTLGSISVETVHEPRAELFYWITITLSQTLGTALGDWLADTGGLGYIGAAAVFATALSLLATAYFATNISRVTLFWSAFILTRPLGAAVGDFLDKPLDHGGLAFSRPLASVVLAVAIVLLVALLPKRAATTIMK, encoded by the coding sequence CTGACGAACCAGACCCGCAGCGCACTCGTCAAAGTGCCCTCCGTCACGTTGGCGTTCTGGATCATCAAGATCTTGGCGACCACGCTTGGAGAGACAGCCGGCGACACTGTCAGCATGACGCTGAACCTCGGCTATCTGGTTGGCAGCGCGATCTTTCTAGGCGTACTTGTCGTACTGGTTGCTTGGCAGATTGCCGCAACACGCTATCGACCTGCGCTTTATTGGGCGACGATCATCGCATCGACGACTGCGGGCACAACGATGGCTGATTTCGCCACCCGCTCGCTTGGAATCGGATATGCGGGAGGGTTTGCGCTCCTGCTGACGCTGGTATTACTCTCCCTTTTCGTCTGGTATCGGACGCTGGGGTCGATATCCGTTGAGACGGTCCATGAGCCGCGGGCCGAACTGTTCTACTGGATCACGATCACACTATCACAGACACTCGGCACTGCGCTCGGCGACTGGCTCGCTGACACCGGCGGCCTGGGCTACATCGGTGCCGCAGCGGTCTTTGCTACAGCGCTTTCGCTTTTGGCGACGGCATATTTCGCGACCAATATCAGCCGGGTCACGCTTTTCTGGTCTGCCTTCATCCTTACTCGTCCGCTGGGCGCAGCCGTAGGCGATTTTCTTGACAAGCCGCTCGATCATGGCGGGCTGGCGTTTAGCCGGCCACTGGCATCAGTTGTGCTCGCGGTTGCAATTGTCCTGCTCGTGGCTCTGCTTCCGAAGCGCGCTGCGACGACGATAATGAAGTAG
- the panB gene encoding 3-methyl-2-oxobutanoate hydroxymethyltransferase, with the protein MSTTFTIDTATSRANPMPAPMKRLTVPAIRKQKGGEPLVMLTAYTVRTAQLLDPHCDMLLVGDSLGQVVYGLPSTVPVTLEMMAAHGAAVVRGSYHAVVVIDMPFGSYEASPEKAFESAAYLLKQTGAAAVKLEGGTAMAPTVKFLSERGIPVMGHVGLTPQAVNTLGGYGARGRSKAEAAKIVADAVAIADAGAFAIVIEGVVEPIAIEITRVVSCPTIGIGASAQCDGQVLVAEDMLGLFERTPRFVKKFDDLAGRISAAVATYADDVRARAFPGAEQIYAPKD; encoded by the coding sequence ATGTCCACGACCTTCACCATCGACACCGCTACCAGCCGCGCCAATCCGATGCCGGCACCGATGAAGCGGCTAACCGTGCCCGCGATCCGCAAGCAGAAGGGCGGCGAGCCCCTGGTTATGCTCACCGCCTATACGGTGCGGACGGCCCAGCTGCTTGATCCACATTGCGATATGCTGCTGGTCGGAGATTCGCTGGGGCAAGTGGTTTATGGCTTGCCATCCACGGTGCCGGTCACGCTCGAGATGATGGCGGCGCACGGCGCGGCGGTGGTCCGCGGCAGTTATCATGCGGTGGTGGTGATCGACATGCCGTTCGGCAGTTACGAAGCGAGTCCGGAGAAAGCATTCGAGAGTGCCGCCTATCTGCTCAAGCAGACCGGCGCGGCAGCCGTGAAGCTGGAAGGCGGAACTGCGATGGCGCCAACCGTCAAATTCTTGTCCGAGCGCGGCATCCCCGTGATGGGGCATGTCGGGTTGACGCCACAGGCGGTCAACACGCTGGGCGGGTACGGCGCGCGCGGGCGCAGCAAGGCGGAGGCGGCGAAGATCGTCGCCGACGCGGTTGCCATTGCCGACGCCGGGGCCTTCGCGATCGTCATAGAAGGCGTGGTCGAGCCGATCGCGATCGAGATCACCCGTGTCGTCAGCTGTCCTACGATCGGTATCGGCGCCTCTGCGCAGTGTGACGGGCAAGTGCTGGTGGCGGAGGATATGCTCGGCCTGTTCGAACGCACGCCGCGTTTCGTCAAGAAGTTCGATGATCTGGCAGGCCGCATTTCCGCCGCTGTCGCGACCTATGCAGACGATGTCCGCGCGCGCGCCTTTCCCGGAGCTGAGCAAATTTACGCGCCAAAGGACTGA
- the der gene encoding ribosome biogenesis GTPase Der, whose amino-acid sequence MSSLPVVAIIGRPNVGKSTLFNRLVGKKLALVDDRPGVTRDRREGAATLVGLDFRVIDTAGYEDQDAASLPGRMRQQTEAAVAQADVALFMIDSRVGLVPLDEEIARWLRGSTTPVILVANKAEGKAGADGILESLSLGFGDPVELSAEHGEGLVELFDALLPYIEPEKDADGEDIPNADVDEEYSPDAPLKLAIIGRPNAGKSTLINRILGEERLITGPEAGITRDSIAVDWIWHDPEREPGEDARKVRLIDTAGMRKRANVQDKLEKLSVADALHAIDFAEVVVLLLDATRGLESQDLRIADAALQEGRALIVAINKWDVAENGSSLFNGIKAALEEGLSQIKGMPVLTVSGATGKGIDMLLKVAFETRDAWSRRVGTGELNRWFEKAVEANPPPAPGGKRIKLRYLTQAKTRPPGFVLFGTRVDQLPTSYQRYLINGIRRDLGFGAVPVRLTLRAPKNPFDR is encoded by the coding sequence ATGTCCAGTCTCCCCGTGGTCGCAATTATCGGCCGGCCGAACGTCGGCAAATCCACCCTTTTCAACCGTCTCGTCGGCAAAAAACTCGCGCTCGTCGATGATCGCCCCGGCGTGACTCGTGATCGGCGCGAGGGGGCAGCGACGTTGGTCGGCCTCGATTTTCGCGTGATCGATACCGCGGGCTATGAGGATCAGGACGCGGCCTCGCTGCCCGGCCGGATGCGCCAGCAGACCGAGGCTGCCGTCGCGCAAGCCGATGTTGCACTGTTCATGATCGATTCGCGGGTCGGCCTCGTCCCGCTTGATGAAGAGATCGCGCGCTGGCTGCGGGGATCGACCACGCCGGTCATCCTGGTCGCCAATAAGGCCGAAGGAAAGGCCGGGGCCGACGGCATCCTCGAATCGCTGTCGCTCGGCTTTGGCGATCCGGTCGAATTGTCCGCCGAACATGGCGAGGGTCTGGTCGAACTGTTCGACGCGCTGCTGCCCTATATCGAGCCGGAAAAGGATGCCGACGGCGAGGACATCCCCAATGCCGATGTCGATGAGGAATATAGCCCCGACGCGCCGCTGAAGCTCGCGATCATCGGGCGGCCGAATGCGGGAAAATCGACGCTGATCAACCGCATTCTCGGCGAGGAGCGGCTGATCACCGGGCCGGAGGCGGGCATCACTCGGGATTCGATCGCGGTCGACTGGATCTGGCACGATCCCGAGCGGGAGCCCGGCGAGGATGCGCGCAAGGTTCGGCTGATCGACACTGCCGGCATGCGCAAGCGTGCCAACGTCCAGGACAAGCTCGAAAAGCTGTCGGTCGCCGACGCGCTTCACGCGATCGATTTCGCCGAAGTCGTCGTGCTGTTGCTCGATGCGACGCGCGGGCTCGAATCGCAGGATTTGCGAATCGCCGATGCGGCGCTGCAGGAGGGCCGCGCGCTGATCGTCGCGATCAACAAATGGGATGTCGCGGAGAACGGCTCAAGTCTGTTCAACGGGATCAAGGCTGCGCTCGAGGAAGGGCTGAGCCAGATCAAGGGCATGCCGGTGCTGACGGTGTCGGGTGCTACGGGGAAGGGCATCGACATGCTGCTGAAGGTCGCGTTCGAGACGCGCGACGCCTGGTCGCGCCGCGTCGGCACTGGCGAACTCAACCGCTGGTTCGAAAAGGCGGTCGAAGCCAACCCGCCGCCCGCACCCGGCGGCAAGCGCATCAAGCTGCGCTATCTGACGCAGGCCAAAACGCGGCCGCCGGGCTTCGTTCTGTTCGGAACGCGGGTCGATCAATTGCCGACGAGCTACCAGCGTTATCTCATCAACGGCATCCGCCGCGATCTGGGATTCGGCGCGGTGCCGGTGCGGCTAACGCTGCGCGCGCCGAAGAATCCGTTCGACCGGTAG
- a CDS encoding Hpt domain-containing protein — MSVSLDARDLIDWNVFTRARAELGAGFVRILGYFREDGVKSVAAIEAAMRAQNAAGMVIPAHTLKGEARQFGAEPLGLLAERIETIARDCVENRDTPEEALADIVALRPVFDKTLSMLERESNPLVERRPAFGRRVN, encoded by the coding sequence ATGTCCGTGTCGCTCGACGCTAGAGACTTGATCGACTGGAACGTCTTTACGCGCGCCCGCGCCGAACTCGGGGCGGGCTTCGTCCGCATTCTCGGCTACTTCCGCGAAGATGGCGTGAAGTCGGTCGCCGCGATCGAAGCAGCGATGCGCGCGCAGAACGCGGCAGGCATGGTCATCCCGGCGCACACCTTAAAAGGTGAAGCGCGCCAGTTCGGTGCCGAACCGCTCGGCTTACTCGCCGAACGGATCGAGACGATCGCGCGCGATTGTGTCGAGAACCGCGATACACCGGAGGAGGCATTGGCCGATATCGTGGCGCTGCGGCCGGTGTTCGACAAAACGCTGTCGATGCTGGAGCGCGAATCGAACCCGTTGGTGGAACGTCGCCCCGCGTTCGGGCGTCGCGTGAACTGA
- a CDS encoding PQQ-binding-like beta-propeller repeat protein: MKMTNRFLIVAVGAVALSSCATFKGKKKTPVLGQRISILAGENDVRADKTIAGVEVLVPPTAPNDSWAQPGGNAAKSIGNLTLGANVSRAWSAAIDGGSKRQRLGAAPVVADGRLYAIDVNATVHAFSATNGASVWTTNIATSDKKSQSARFGGGVSFDDGKVFATDGLGDVVALDAATGKVAWRAKPGAPLRGAPTVANGEVYILSQDNQLYALSQADGSVQWTQSGSIETQGVFGVAAPAVSQGTVVAGFSSGELNAYRYENGRTLWQDALSRSTISTSVSSLADIDADPVIDRGIVFAVGQGGRMVALEIVSGQRLWEQNFAGISTPWVAGEWVFIVTDDARLVCLARATGKVRWISQLRRYKSEKTKKDGTIKDSKKSNPVTWYGPVLAGGRLVLTNSEGQIASASVDTGKVTSVIDAKTAFTLPPIVANSTLYVLDQKGHITAYK, encoded by the coding sequence ATGAAGATGACCAACCGTTTTCTGATCGTTGCTGTCGGCGCCGTGGCGCTGAGCAGCTGCGCCACGTTCAAGGGCAAGAAAAAGACCCCCGTGCTGGGCCAGCGGATTTCGATCCTCGCCGGGGAAAACGACGTTCGCGCCGACAAGACGATTGCCGGCGTCGAAGTGCTTGTCCCGCCGACCGCGCCGAATGACAGCTGGGCACAGCCCGGTGGCAATGCCGCCAAGTCGATCGGCAATCTTACGCTTGGCGCCAATGTGTCGCGCGCGTGGAGCGCCGCGATTGACGGCGGCAGCAAACGACAACGGCTGGGCGCGGCGCCGGTCGTCGCCGATGGGCGGCTCTATGCAATCGATGTGAATGCCACGGTGCACGCCTTTTCGGCGACCAACGGTGCATCGGTATGGACCACCAACATCGCCACGAGCGACAAGAAATCGCAGAGCGCGCGTTTCGGCGGCGGCGTCAGCTTCGACGATGGCAAGGTGTTCGCCACGGACGGGTTGGGCGATGTCGTGGCACTCGACGCGGCCACCGGCAAGGTGGCGTGGCGTGCAAAGCCGGGTGCGCCGCTGCGCGGTGCGCCAACGGTTGCGAATGGCGAAGTCTATATTCTGAGCCAGGACAACCAGCTCTATGCTCTGTCGCAGGCCGATGGCAGCGTGCAATGGACTCAGTCGGGATCGATCGAGACCCAAGGCGTGTTCGGCGTTGCAGCGCCTGCGGTGAGCCAGGGGACGGTCGTCGCCGGTTTCTCGTCGGGGGAGCTCAATGCCTATCGGTACGAGAACGGCCGGACATTGTGGCAGGATGCGCTGTCGCGTTCGACCATCTCGACCTCGGTCTCCTCGCTCGCCGACATCGATGCCGATCCGGTCATCGACCGCGGCATCGTGTTCGCGGTCGGGCAGGGCGGGCGCATGGTCGCACTCGAAATCGTGTCGGGCCAGCGACTGTGGGAACAGAATTTCGCCGGCATCTCAACGCCCTGGGTCGCGGGCGAATGGGTGTTCATCGTGACCGACGATGCGCGGCTCGTCTGCCTGGCGCGCGCAACCGGCAAGGTGCGGTGGATCAGCCAGCTTCGCCGCTACAAGAGCGAGAAGACCAAGAAGGACGGCACGATCAAGGATTCGAAGAAGTCCAATCCGGTCACGTGGTATGGCCCGGTCCTGGCGGGAGGTCGCTTGGTGCTGACAAATTCGGAAGGCCAGATCGCTTCCGCCTCGGTCGATACCGGCAAGGTTACCAGCGTGATCGATGCGAAGACGGCGTTTACCTTGCCCCCGATCGTGGCGAATTCGACGCTGTATGTGCTCGATCAAAAGGGTCACATCACCGCATATAAATGA
- a CDS encoding arsenic transporter yields MLLALAIFVATIALVIWQPKGLGIGWSAMGGAAIALLVGVVSLSDVPVVWAIVWNATATFVAIIIVSLLLDEAGFFEWAALHVARWGGGHGRRLFVLIVLLGAAVSALFANDGAALILTPIVIAMLRALGYKDKATLAFVMAAGFIADTASLPLIVSNLVNIVSADFFRISFANYASVMVPVDLASIAATLVVLLLFFRRDIPANYDVAQLRAPADAIRDQATFKAGWAVLALLLAGFFLLEPLGVPVSAVAAAGAVLLLIIAARGHVIQTRKVLAGAPWQVVIFSLGMYLVVYGLRTAGLTDYLAGLLDRSAQGGVWGAAFGTGIIAALLSSVMNNMPTVLVGALSIDATHATGTIKEAMIYANVIGCDLGPKITPIGSLATLLWLHVLGQKGIRIGWGYYFKVGATLTIPVLLVTLAALAIRLSL; encoded by the coding sequence ATGTTGCTCGCGCTCGCTATCTTCGTCGCCACAATCGCGCTCGTTATCTGGCAGCCCAAGGGCCTCGGTATCGGGTGGAGCGCGATGGGCGGCGCGGCGATCGCGCTGCTCGTCGGGGTTGTCTCGCTCTCCGACGTGCCGGTGGTGTGGGCTATCGTCTGGAACGCGACCGCGACGTTCGTCGCGATCATCATCGTCAGCCTGTTGCTCGACGAAGCTGGGTTCTTCGAATGGGCGGCGCTCCATGTCGCGCGCTGGGGCGGGGGGCATGGTCGCCGGCTATTTGTCCTGATCGTCCTGCTGGGCGCGGCGGTGTCCGCGCTGTTCGCCAATGATGGCGCGGCCCTGATCCTGACGCCGATCGTCATCGCGATGCTGCGTGCGCTGGGATATAAGGACAAGGCGACGCTGGCGTTCGTGATGGCGGCGGGGTTCATCGCCGATACGGCCAGCCTGCCGCTGATCGTTTCCAACCTCGTCAACATCGTGTCGGCCGACTTTTTCCGGATCAGCTTTGCCAACTACGCCTCGGTGATGGTGCCGGTCGATCTGGCGTCGATTGCCGCAACGCTGGTCGTGCTGCTGCTGTTCTTCCGGCGCGATATACCGGCCAATTACGACGTGGCGCAACTCCGCGCGCCCGCTGACGCGATCCGGGACCAGGCCACGTTCAAGGCGGGCTGGGCCGTCCTCGCTTTGCTGCTCGCCGGCTTCTTCCTGCTCGAACCCCTCGGCGTCCCGGTCAGCGCGGTCGCCGCTGCCGGCGCGGTCCTCCTGCTCATCATCGCCGCGCGCGGCCACGTCATCCAGACGCGCAAGGTGCTGGCCGGCGCGCCGTGGCAGGTCGTGATCTTCTCGCTCGGCATGTACCTGGTCGTCTATGGCCTGCGTACTGCTGGGCTGACCGACTACCTGGCGGGCCTGCTCGATCGCAGCGCGCAAGGCGGAGTATGGGGCGCGGCGTTCGGCACCGGCATCATCGCCGCGCTGCTGTCGTCGGTGATGAACAACATGCCGACCGTGCTGGTTGGCGCGCTGTCGATCGACGCTACCCACGCCACGGGCACTATCAAGGAAGCGATGATCTACGCCAACGTGATCGGCTGCGACCTCGGGCCGAAGATCACGCCGATCGGCTCGCTCGCGACGCTGCTGTGGCTGCACGTCCTCGGGCAAAAGGGCATCCGGATCGGCTGGGGCTATTACTTCAAGGTCGGCGCGACACTCACGATTCCGGTGCTATTGGTCACACTCGCCGCGCTCGCCATAAGGCTCAGTCTGTAA
- a CDS encoding Hpt domain-containing protein: MAYDPGAIDATLAAAVGDEPALIAELREAFLDSVKRGLAVLEAAEGDEAWRAAAFRLRGLAASFGAIRLMAIATEAAESEAHDAGLIRRLRRAVERL, translated from the coding sequence ATGGCCTATGATCCCGGTGCAATCGATGCGACTTTGGCGGCGGCAGTCGGTGACGAACCCGCGCTGATCGCGGAGTTGCGCGAGGCGTTTCTCGACAGCGTCAAACGCGGTCTTGCGGTGCTCGAAGCCGCCGAGGGTGACGAAGCGTGGCGCGCCGCAGCATTCCGGCTGCGCGGCCTTGCCGCCAGTTTCGGCGCGATCCGGCTGATGGCGATCGCCACCGAAGCCGCCGAAAGCGAAGCGCATGATGCCGGGCTGATCCGTCGGCTGCGCCGCGCGGTCGAACGGCTTTAA
- a CDS encoding ArsR/SmtB family transcription factor, which produces MDKESAITALGALAQGTRLDVFRLLVRHEPDGMAAGEIARQLDVPQNTMSAHLGILARAGIVRSERHSRSILYRADLDGLRALTLFLIKDCCAGAPELCAPLLAELTPCR; this is translated from the coding sequence ATGGATAAAGAATCGGCCATCACAGCGCTCGGCGCACTCGCACAAGGCACCCGCCTTGATGTGTTCCGGCTGCTGGTGCGGCATGAACCGGACGGCATGGCAGCGGGCGAGATCGCCCGCCAACTCGACGTGCCGCAGAACACCATGTCCGCGCACCTCGGCATCCTCGCGCGCGCCGGCATCGTGCGCTCCGAGCGGCATAGCAGGTCGATCCTCTACCGGGCCGATCTCGACGGACTGCGCGCGCTGACGCTGTTCCTCATCAAAGACTGCTGCGCCGGCGCACCTGAACTGTGTGCGCCGCTCCTGGCCGAACTCACCCCCTGCCGCTGA
- the arsC gene encoding arsenate reductase (glutaredoxin) (This arsenate reductase requires both glutathione and glutaredoxin to convert arsenate to arsenite, after which the efflux transporter formed by ArsA and ArsB can extrude the arsenite from the cell, providing resistance.): protein MSKNVAVDIVIYHNPECGTSRNTLALIRNAGIEPHVVEYLKTPPSRALLVELIDRAGITPRDLLREKGTPYAELGLGDTSLSDDTLVDAMMAHPVVINRPLVVSPLGVKLCRPSEAVLDLLPAPQQGAFAKEDGEKVVDASGQRIA, encoded by the coding sequence ATGAGCAAGAACGTGGCGGTCGATATCGTGATCTATCATAATCCAGAGTGCGGCACGTCGCGCAACACGCTGGCGTTGATCCGCAATGCCGGCATCGAGCCGCATGTGGTCGAATATCTGAAGACACCGCCCTCGCGCGCGCTGCTGGTCGAGCTGATCGATCGCGCCGGGATCACGCCCCGCGATCTGTTGCGTGAGAAGGGCACGCCTTATGCCGAGCTGGGCTTGGGCGACACGTCGCTGTCCGACGACACGCTGGTGGACGCGATGATGGCACATCCGGTCGTCATCAACCGGCCGCTGGTTGTTTCACCGCTCGGCGTGAAGCTGTGCCGACCTTCCGAAGCGGTCCTCGATCTGCTGCCCGCGCCGCAACAGGGTGCGTTTGCCAAGGAAGACGGCGAAAAAGTCGTGGACGCCTCGGGTCAGCGCATCGCCTGA
- a CDS encoding tetratricopeptide repeat protein codes for MAVPPNTDAAFLREVDEELRRDQLAKAWRSYGKVAIVAVVLALVAFGGWLVWRSQQLTSAGEQGETLSTAYEDVLGAHPEAAQEKLTKLAGSNIEGYRALALMSQADILLQKNDLRGAATKFSQVATDASVGQPFRDLALIRQTTAEFDTLKPEVVIGRLRGIAVKGNPWFGSAGELVAISYLRMNRRDLAGTLFAQIARDPNMSETMRQRAVQMAGVLGVDAVTQAKDQKSQ; via the coding sequence TTGGCTGTCCCGCCGAATACCGATGCTGCATTCCTGCGCGAAGTCGATGAGGAGCTGCGTCGCGATCAGCTTGCCAAGGCCTGGCGCAGCTATGGGAAGGTGGCGATCGTTGCGGTCGTGCTTGCCCTGGTCGCTTTCGGGGGATGGCTCGTCTGGCGTTCGCAGCAGCTGACCTCTGCCGGCGAACAGGGCGAGACGCTTTCCACGGCCTACGAAGATGTCCTTGGCGCGCATCCCGAGGCTGCGCAGGAAAAGCTGACCAAGCTCGCAGGATCGAACATCGAGGGGTACCGCGCGCTCGCGTTGATGAGCCAAGCCGACATCCTGTTGCAGAAAAACGATCTGCGTGGCGCGGCGACCAAATTCTCGCAAGTCGCGACCGATGCGTCGGTCGGCCAGCCGTTTCGCGATCTCGCGCTGATCCGCCAGACCACTGCGGAATTCGATACGTTGAAGCCCGAAGTCGTCATCGGCCGCCTCCGCGGTATCGCGGTAAAGGGCAATCCGTGGTTTGGCAGCGCCGGTGAGCTGGTCGCGATTTCGTATTTGCGCATGAATCGACGCGATCTCGCGGGCACGCTGTTTGCGCAAATCGCGCGGGATCCGAATATGTCGGAGACCATGCGGCAACGCGCGGTTCAGATGGCGGGCGTATTGGGCGTGGATGCCGTTACCCAGGCGAAGGACCAGAAATCGCAATGA
- a CDS encoding efflux RND transporter periplasmic adaptor subunit, translating into MYSTAKLAPIALSYPSVMTRALHPVLLLPMVLLHGCGNEPSAKPVAPAKAEAIAHEADLLQLTLTPQAQRRLGIRVVRIGDSSATRTRETSGEIVVPPSDAGGVPTGSTSNIAQIGASQAAADGEVARTQALVRLSRIALARADALVREEAGSVRARDEAAAGFATARAVADAAKAQRRLLGPSVGAMGNQATLWVRVPVFGTDIGSVERSRAATVRPLGDAAAPPRSARAVQAPPSANATAGTVDLFFALDNRDRTYRVGQRVAVALSLGGTDSGLSVPTGAIVRDIYGGEWVYRRTAPNVYVRQRIEVASVAGDRALLSRGLERGAEVVTDGAAELFGTEFGTPH; encoded by the coding sequence TTGTATAGCACTGCCAAGCTGGCCCCAATCGCGCTGTCCTATCCAAGCGTGATGACGCGCGCGCTCCACCCCGTACTGCTGTTGCCGATGGTTTTGCTCCACGGCTGCGGCAACGAACCTTCAGCGAAACCTGTCGCACCGGCCAAGGCTGAAGCGATTGCTCACGAAGCAGACCTCCTGCAACTCACGCTAACGCCCCAAGCCCAGCGGCGGCTTGGCATTCGCGTCGTTCGGATCGGTGACAGTTCCGCTACCCGGACGCGCGAGACGAGCGGAGAAATCGTCGTGCCGCCCTCCGACGCGGGCGGCGTCCCTACCGGCTCGACCAGCAACATTGCCCAGATCGGCGCCAGCCAGGCGGCCGCAGATGGTGAGGTCGCCCGAACCCAAGCACTCGTTCGTCTCTCGCGCATCGCTCTTGCCAGAGCCGATGCGCTGGTCCGTGAGGAAGCAGGCAGCGTACGCGCGCGCGATGAAGCAGCGGCAGGATTCGCGACGGCACGCGCCGTGGCAGATGCAGCGAAGGCGCAGCGGCGACTGCTTGGGCCATCGGTGGGCGCAATGGGAAATCAGGCGACACTGTGGGTCCGCGTACCGGTATTTGGGACCGACATTGGCAGCGTCGAGCGGAGTCGGGCGGCGACCGTACGGCCCTTGGGCGACGCTGCCGCTCCACCGCGCAGCGCACGCGCCGTACAGGCGCCTCCGTCGGCCAATGCGACAGCGGGGACCGTTGACCTTTTCTTCGCGCTCGACAACCGCGACCGCACCTATCGTGTCGGACAGCGGGTGGCTGTCGCGCTGTCACTTGGCGGAACGGACAGCGGGCTCTCCGTACCAACCGGGGCGATCGTCCGCGATATATATGGTGGTGAGTGGGTCTACCGGCGCACCGCGCCAAATGTCTATGTCCGTCAGCGTATCGAGGTTGCGAGCGTCGCGGGCGACCGCGCCTTACTGTCCCGCGGGCTTGAACGCGGAGCGGAGGTCGTGACCGACGGCGCCGCCGAGTTGTTCGGCACCGAGTTCGGGACACCGCACTGA
- a CDS encoding helix-turn-helix transcriptional regulator, giving the protein MAKPMIANQIRTLRFMAGEMTQAELGERIGVTRQTIAAIEAGKYSPTLEAAFRIAHVFGKPLDDVFQWEG; this is encoded by the coding sequence ATGGCAAAGCCCATGATCGCCAACCAGATCCGCACACTGCGCTTCATGGCCGGCGAAATGACCCAGGCCGAACTCGGCGAGCGGATCGGCGTCACGCGCCAGACGATCGCGGCGATCGAGGCGGGGAAATATTCGCCAACGCTGGAAGCGGCGTTCCGCATCGCGCACGTCTTTGGCAAGCCGCTCGACGATGTGTTCCAATGGGAAGGGTGA